ctcgccgcccccgccccggccgggaccccccccgcccgcgcAGACACTTtacggggagggggggcccTCGGtgcagcccctgctgccctcGGACCCCCTGCCCACGGCCGGGGCAGGCGCCGGCCCCTCCCCACCTGGCTCCAGGGACCATActggggagggcgggggggccccggcagcccctttccctgcctccaCGTCTCAGGAAGAgcccggcccccccctccccatggcACGAGGACccccggggctgtgccggggtcCTGGCCGCCCCCACGCCCCCGACTGGGATCCCTCAGGGATGCTACTGCAGGCCCCGGGGGGGCCCCGGCCCctcgcccccccaccccaccccccccaacatGGACTTGAAGCCTCAGGTGGGTGTTTTTCCCCCAGACCCCTGCAGGGTCAGGGGGGTTGTACcgggtggggagggggcccccccCGGCTGGCAGGGGCCTGAGTGGGCACGGGggtccctccccttcccctgggTTCCCCCCCTCGCAGTGGGCGGTCAGGGAGGGGCCggggccccccagcccccccggccaGGATATTACGGGTACTCGCTCTGGGGGGTTCGGCGGCttgcggggctgcgggggggccccgggcacgtcccccccggccccacagAGCACTGAAAACAACTCACCTACCTGGGCAGGAGGGGCCCcggccgcgccccccgccccccccccgtcTCTCAAAGTAGCCTTTTTTCTATCAAATAACCTcagaaactttttattttattttatttttttgctttgaaataagaGGTGGATTTGAAGTCTATTTGAACTGACTTTATATTAcgcataaatatttatattttatctaAATAACTGCGCTGTAACAaactttttttgtggtttgttttttagtaATGTTTCAGATCCGTCAGGTTTTTTTCCGTCGTGGGAAAGTTTTTTGGGAGTCTCCGTATCGTTCTCGTGTTCGTTCAGTTGAAGttccccccacacacacccggCCCCGCCCTGGTTTGACACCCCTCtacccctgcacccccaaaggCCCTCCCCATGGCCGGCAcccgccccccccgcagcccccaccAGGGCAGGGGGCCGTTCTCtttgcccccccccgcccagcctcGGTGCCCCCCTggccgggggggctgcggcaCCACCGGGAGCATCGAGCCCCCCCCGGCTGCGGCCCCTTCCAGCCCGCCGGCCGCCTTTTCTATAACCAGCCGTGTCGTTTTAGTGACTTTTTGATAATGTACAGGTTTTgtgaatttaaatttatttctttctatatttttaggaccaatctcatttttaataagGTTTAAAGGAGGAAAGGCGGACTCTAGCCCTCCTCTCCGTTGCCTGTTGATGTCCCCACAAGCTGTAGGACCCTGCGTGTCGCGTACGAGAATAAACAACTCACGTTTGATAGACACACGCTGGTCCGAGCCCTCTGTGGGAgcgggaggctggggaggggcgggggggggggcggggtgagGCAGGGGCTGCAAGGAGCcctgagctggggggggggatgcTTTGGGGGACCCTGAGCAGTGGGGGGCTGTGAGgattcccctcccccccgccccaagacagaggcatttgcttttcttgcctttttatttaaaaacaaaaaaaaaccaacctcgAAGTGGGGGGAGctgtcgggggggggggggggggctgagcgCGgaagcaggaagaagaaatacaaaactAGAAACCTCTcgagattttaaaaaaaagcaacttaaaAACCTGTACAAAATGCGCTACGTATAAATTAAAGGGGGGGACAGGAGGGGGCCACGGCTTTGCCTCTTCAGCTCAGgcccccccagggcaggcagggccccagtgctcagcccccccccccgcacagTGGGGTGGGGGCTCAGCACAGGGGCTCCCAGCGCCCACCGGCCCCCAAGGGGGCCATCTGCAGGTCTCCCTCTTTGGTTCCTTCCTCGGGGGGGGGCCATGCCCCCCAACCAAAGGGGCTGTGCCCGGGGGTGGGGCcgggggtggtggtgtggggGGCCGGGCAGTAGCAGCAACGGGAGAGGTGGGTGATGGCTGGAAACCGGGGTGGTGGCGTCACCCCAGGCCAGGGGCgaagggctgcagccccccgaccccccagGCCTGGGCTGGGCACACACCGAGCTGTGGGGTGAGGTAGATGTGTggtgtggggggggtccccactgccccgcggggggggggccctCGGCCCCATGGGGAAACCGGGGGGGCCCCACTACcccatggcagggctggggactcCACTGCACGGCAGGAGCTGGAAGAACCGGGAGgccctgggcagagctgggggctggggggggggcacagctggcccCAGAGCTGGAAGCAAGTGGGGGAtggctcccccccgccccccacagGGTGGGACGGaaggacggacagacagacccACGGCGCAGGGGTCGCAaagccggggggccggggcagctcagcgcccctccccgccccacgACTCCCTCAATCTTTGGTTGCAAGAGCCGCCCCTGCGGGACCCCCTGATTGTCActgcgtggggggggggggggggcacacggGGACTGGGGCCAccgcagccctgggcagggggatgcTAAAGTGCCTGGTCGACCCTcggggtgcccgtggggggcggggtgggggggggggtggcgggggggttATTGCACTTGTCCTGCCCCCTCCcaggccggggcggggggcagcatGCAGAGCCCCGGCCCATACCCACGGGGGCAGGAATGGctgcgggggcggggaggggcacAGCACCCCCGGCCCTGCGGGGGGGGCTGGTGCCCAGAGACTGGATccccacggggtgggggggggatccaccaccacccccccgcccccagtcCCCGACCCGGGGGCACCGGCCGGACCGGGCAGCAGAAGGCACGGGGGGCACcgtggctgggggaggggctggcgggggccACGGGCCCTGGAAGCACGAGGAGGGGGGGTGGCTGGGcactcccagccccccccccaggggcgGCGTTtgtcatattttccttttttttttttccttttagttttttacaaaatgcaggaggagaaaaaagccctccggggcgggtgggggaggggccTGCCTGGACAGGGGGCAGCAAGACACCATGGGAGCAGCAGGACCCCTGACacggggacccccacccccccctccccaggctcagGGACCCCGGCTGGGGTGCGGGTCCTTCCCGAGGCGACGGTGgcaatggggggggggaggggggaggggcagTGCCGGGCAGGGGTCCCGGCAcagcccctccccagcagctggcGGGCACAGGGTCCCTCgggccagcccccccccaccgctACTTGGGGTAGGGGTAGGGGAAGGCGCCGGGCTCGGATGGCGACTCAATGGGGCCGTGGCTCGGGGCGGCGCTGCCGTCCTGCGGGGAGGCGTTAGCAGAGCCTGggcccccaaccccccccgcgccccctccccgaGCCCCCCACAGCACTCACCTCCAGCGGGAGGGCGGGCGGCACCGGCGGGTACGGCGGGATGAAGGCTCCGGGGACAGCGGTGGCAGCAGGCACGTACTGGGGAGAGCGGTGGCATCAGTGGGATGGGACGGGGCCggagggggaggggcggggggggggcggttagggcatggggagggggtcTTACCGTGCCAGCACTTCCCAGCGAGAGGTGGCCGAGCTGCTGGGCCAGGGGGGCCACCACGGAGGGCTGGAGGGGGACGGCGTGGTCCACAGCAGGGGCCAGCACCGCGCCCTGCACGGCTCCATCAGCCCGGGCCGTGGGGCCGCGGAgggaggggggctgcggggcggtgaagggggggggggggggggaacaccaGGGCCGTGGGGACACAtggggacacacggggacacgggtccgggggggtggaggggctgCGCAGGGCCAAGGGTGCCGTGGGCACCGGGGACACGGGACTGTGCGGccatgggggggacacgggacaGGGCCCAGGGAGGGGCagggtggggctgtggggcggggCTGTGGGTGGGGCTGTGGGCGGGGCTGTCGCCACTGGCCAGCATGTACAAAGTGGGCGGGGCAAAGCTGCAGAGGGTGGGGTGTagtggggcagggatgctgGCAGGGAGTGGGTGGGGCAGCGGGTGGGGCCCCCACACCCACTCCACCCATGCTCACCGTGGGCTGCACGAGGTAGGACTGGTGCATCCAGGCGGGGCCGTggacctgcagcagcagccaggtggGAGTGGGTGGGGGCTcccctgagcaccccctgccctgtggGGACCCCCATCCCCTCAGGACCCCCCACAGCCCTCCGCCCCTGTACCTGGTAGGAGGAGACGGGGGAGGGCAGGTAGGGGGCCAGGGCCGTGGGGGCGATCATCCGGCTGGGGGCCAGGCCGTAGGGCGCCGGGTAGAACCTGTAGGGCGGGGGgtcaggggcggggggggcgcggccggcagcccccgccccgctggGGCCTGGGGGGGCCCAGGGCACCCACCCGTTCTGCAGCGCCGTCGCAGGGTCATAGGCCAAGGTCACAGTGCCCTGCGGGGGCAAAAGGATCAGCGCTGCCCCACTGCTCCCCCCAGCAGCTGTGGGGTCTGCCCCccagcaggaccccctccccacaccgccccccgccccctggTCCCCCCTCACCGCGTCGCTGTCCCGGGCCCAGGCTCTCCCGTTGGGCACAAACTTGCCCTGGCTCTGCCGCTTCTTCTGCCCCCCGTCCGCAAACTTGCAGAGCAGCGGGtccgggggggctgcggggaggagCCGTCAGTGCCATCAgccagcccccggccccccccagccccccagggcccccTCAGCCCACCTGGCGCCCCCGGGGGCATCTTGATGTACTTCCCATTGAAGTGGGTGATGACAGCCTCACACTTCTCCGTGGACTCCATCCTGTGGGGAGCGGGAATGGGGCGGGGGCCACACACGGGGCCATCCTGGCTGCCCCCGGGCCCGtgcagcccccccggccccacgcAGCCCCAAGCACCCCCCTGTCCtcctgggcacccccagccccatccatTGCTCCATGCACCCCACGCAGCCCCaggcacccctcagcctgcagcagagcccctCCCTCTGTGtccctctgtgtccccccacTTACCGTGCGAAGCCCACACCACGGCTGGCCCCGTGGGGGTCCCGCAGGATCCGGGTCGAGACCACCTGCCCAAAGGGCTTCAGCAGcgcctccagctcctgctcgTCCACCCCCAGCGGCAGGTTCGAGATGTAGAGGTTGGTGGGGTCCTGCTCCTGTTGCTGTGGAGGGGGTCAGGGGGCTGGCCaggccccacagcacccagtgGGGGTTCCAGGGGGGGCTCTGGGTGTCAGGGGGGTCCTGAGGGGCCATGCTGTACCTTGGCCATCTGCGCCTGCACCCCGCTGGCCTTGAGCGCTGTCACAGCCTTCTGGGCTGCCATGGGGCTGTCGAAGTCGACGAAGCCGTAgcctgggtggggggggccaGTGGTGAGTGGGGCCCCCAGAGCACACGGCCCCCCACCCTGGCCCCACGGCCCCTCCCCAACCTTTGCATTTGTTGGTTGTCTTGTCCAGGATGGCTTTGGTGGAGACGATCTTCCCATAgctggggggaagagagggggtcagtgcccagcacagcccccagcccccctacagtggggctctgggctgggggcagtggAACCCCAGTCCCCagggggggtcccggccccACTCACGGCTGGCAGAGCTTGACGAGGTCCTGGTCCGTGGTGCTGGGGTGCAGCCCCCGGATGTAGAGGTTGGTCTTGCTGAGCTGGTCCGCGGCCcccccggcggggctggggctgggggggcccagCGGCTGCGCCGGTGGCACATAgggctgctggggggcaggggtCAGCACCTGCCGCAGCtttgctgcagccccccccccacatCCTGGTCCCCCAGGGGACACGCGTGCCGGTGCAGCGAGGACAGCCGAAGACCCCAGCAAAGCCtagggccggatcctgcccatcctgggccgccccccccccccggccaaGGGACCCCCGGTCCGACACGGCCCCAGGGCCAGCGCCCATCCCCGGGGCCCCTTGGCCGGTGGCCGGAGGCGGCGCCGGCTGGGAAACCTCCGGGCCTGATGTCAACGTGAAAAAATGAATCACCCGCGGCCGCCCCCACACCCGGGCCCCCCCGGGTCTCTGTCCCCCTCTCtgggtccccccatccccaggggcggccccacgtccccacgtcaCCCcggctccccagccccatggccccccaagcccaggctctgctgcagctcgTGCTGTCCGTCCCCGGGCCCTGGttgggggggatggggatggggtgacCCTCCCTCACCCACCGGGAACGGGGCTGGGGGTCGCCTGCCTGCGTGGGGTCCCTTATCCGggacccacagggacccccctgGCACAAGCAGGCACGGCTGTGCGCACACATGTAGGCGCACACGCGTGTGGGTGCACACCCTGCACACAAGCAGGCACAGTTCACatgcgtgtgcgtgtgcggtGCCCCCCACACGTGCGTGTCCCAGGGCTGGTCTGTGTGCGGGGGGGGAGCACGCGTGCAAGAGCCTGCCCAGTCCGTGTGGGGCTGTTACCCCATGgtgggggcacagccaggcatGGGGGTCTGTGCTCGTGCAGGGCAGATGTGTGTGCgttgcacacgcgtgtgcaagCGTGGACAGGTGTCTGTGGGGGCCGTCATGCCCTGCGTGGGGCCACGGAGCCCCTCGCCTGGGCTGTCCCcccctgtgctggggcctgTGCTGTGTGTGGGGCCAGCACACGGGGTGACCGCAGCCCACCCCCCAGgaaaggaaactgaggcacagggtgggtgggtgcgcagcccccccccccgaccccggCCAGGGCGGGGGGTCGTGGCTCACCCGGGTGTCCCGCCCTGACCCCTGCCCCGGTGGGGGCTGGTCCCAGGTgtccccccgacccccccaacacccccacaGGCCCGCTGAGGACCCCAGCGTGCGTCCCCCCCCACCATCGCTCCCGGCTCTCCCCCTGTATCCAGGGCTGTCCCCCCGGGCTCCGGGCCTGTCCCCgcagccggggggggggacacacacacggcCTCGCCAtgcctgtgccccccccccaccccgcaacGGCCAACCCCCGGGGAGGGCACGGGGgtccccgcggcggcggcgtgcgtcccccccacgcccccgcccgcccccgcggcgcggctcccccccccgcggcggggcccggggggtGCTCCGGGCCGGGGGTCCCGCGGCCGCGCCGCAgcccggcgggccgggccgggcctggcggcgggcgggcggcccggggtggggggggggggggcgggcggcggcccccCTACCTTCTTGCCGCTCTTGTTGTAGGCGAAGGCGGGGAGGCCGGAGCGCGGCTGCACCGAGAGCAGCATTTTCCCGAGCGcgaggggccggggcgggccgggagCCAGGCGGGCCCGCGCCTGACGTCACGCCCGGGAGCCAGCCTGGAATCTGCGCTGGCACCGCGCAGGCGGGGTCCTAACGCCGGCACCGGCCGCGGCCCGCCGGGCTGGCGGCTccccgggggctggggggagcccaCACACCgacagacacccccccccacacccccaccccggggctggGCCCGGCCGCGCTTTTGGTGAGGCCCTCCCGGTactgccccccgccccgccgcaggGAGGGACCCTCGGTGCCCCCGGCGGGACGGTGCCCCCAGCCGAGGCGACCTCCCGGTGCCCCGGCCAGGCCGGCCGGGGGTCGGTGGAGGAGGGGGCGACGCAACACCGGGGGAACCTCCGGACACCATCCCCCGGCCGGGCCCCTCCGCTGCGCCCAGGCCTAGCGGCCCGCTGCGGCTGGCGTCAACCGCAACCGCGGGCCCAAACGCCCGGGACTCCGGGGACAGCGAGGAGCGGTGGCGCCGCggtggggagcggggggggggggggagctgcaCACCGGGAGCGGGGGGCTGCACAGGTGCCCAGGGTCCACGGCCACGGGGGTGTCACTGCCCGCCCGGGGATGGgctgccccggcggcggggccccgcaGCGACCCCAGGGACCTCAGCACCACAGCGACCGGAGCGCCCCGGTCCCTAATGTGCGGCCCCTTTAAGCGCGGCTCCTTTAAGGCCGCGAAGCCCCGCCCCCGCTGCCCGCACCATGGGCGCGGCCATTTTGGAGCCGCCGAGTCACGTGCCAGCCGCCGCCTGCCCGTCAGGCGGGGCCGCCATCTTGGCACCTCCTTCCCCCGCCGCGTGACACCGGCTGGCTCcgccccgcggctgagggctgGCAGGGGGCCGCCATCTTGGCGCCTCGAGTTacgcctccccccccccccccctccgcggTGGGGTGATGTTAAGGGGGGCAGGACGGGGAGTCGGGGGGGCCGTGAGTGGGGATCGGGGGGGCGCCTGGGGATCCGTGGGGGGCGGGGTctgtggggcaggatgggggcCCTGCAGGTCAGGGGCAGGCCTGGGGGTCCCCTGAGGGTCGGGGGGGGCAGTACAGCGTCCCCGGGGTGTTCTGTCAGGCGGGGGCACAATGCAGGGTCCCGCAGGGGTTTGCAGGGCAGGACAGGGGGTCCCCCCAGACCACTCTTGGGGCAGCACCTGGGGGTCggcccagctgtgcccagcctGGCTCGAGCTCAGCCGAGGGGCCGGGGCAGTGCCAGGGGTGGCCCCGGGGGCGAAGGGTTTGGGGGAGCTGCCAcggcccccctcagcccccctcctgccctccagccgGCCCCGTCTGCGGGGGCGCGGAGGCCACGTGTCCCCGCTCCGTGTCCGTGCGTCCGCCCGCGTGTCCCCGCGGCGCCGGGTCGGCCCCTTTGTGGCAGCCCTCGGCGCGGATTGTTCTGGCTCTTTGCAGGGCGTCAGCAGGGCCGGGGCCCCGCGTGCCCTGTGCTGAGCCAGGCCCTTCGGCACCAACCCCGCTGACTCACCCCGCACGCGGGGCCGGGCTGCTGAGCTGGCAGGGACGTGGGCGCCCGGCGCCCTGCGGGCAGGGACGGAgggggacccccccaccccagccctctcctgctgcccccctggggACCAGCACAGCGGGGAcggccccagccccccggctcTCTTCACTGGTGTGTGGGCAGGGCTGGCCACGGGGGTGTCGTGTCCCCCCTCCTGGCTCTGTGGGCAGGCACCTTCCCCCCTCCACTCCCCCCAGCCTTTCATCCCTGCCTTTCATCTCTCACCCAGGGATGCAGTGCTGGTCGTCGTGGCAACACCCCAAAGTGTCCCAGCTCATTGCCATGGCAGCCAGAGATGCTCTGAGCCCAACCCCACGACCCCTGCAGACCCCCGGGGCCCTGCCCCATCCTCAGCCCCCTCCTGCATCCCTGGAGCGCCTTGTGCCAAGCATGGGGCCCTCCCTCTCCACACCTGGGGGGTTGGCAGTGCCagggagggggtggcagggctggggggtgggaggtgcccccaccccaagcaTCCTCTGCGCTTGCCTCGGCCCTGCAGCTGCGCCATGGCCATCGGGGAGGTAAGGCCTTGTGAGCTGCACTGCCCCGGCCccttccccctcagccccccactTGCCCCCAGAGCCATGGCCCCAGGGTCCCTCCATGCCAGGGGGTGGGTGAACAGCCCCCAACTCATAGGGAGCACCCCTAGTCTGTCTTCTCAGCACCCCAGCACATAGCTCCAGCATGAGGGTCCCTGTGTGACCCTCCCGgggtgccccccagccctgttGTGTTGCCTGCCCCCAACCCACCTCTGTGACAACAACCCCCAGTAGCCGTGGCACCCATCTCTGTTGCCATGGTGCCCCCATTGCCATGGTGCTTCTGTTGCCATGGTGACCCTGTTGCCAAGGTGCCCCATTGCCAAGACGCCCCCATCACCGTGG
The Phalacrocorax carbo chromosome 27, bPhaCar2.1, whole genome shotgun sequence genome window above contains:
- the RBMS2 gene encoding RNA-binding motif, single-stranded-interacting protein 2 isoform X3; translation: MLLSVQPRSGLPAFAYNKSGKKQPYVPPAQPLGPPSPSPAGGAADQLSKTNLYIRGLHPSTTDQDLVKLCQPYGKIVSTKAILDKTTNKCKGYGFVDFDSPMAAQKAVTALKASGVQAQMAKQQEQDPTNLYISNLPLGVDEQELEALLKPFGQVVSTRILRDPHGASRGVGFARMESTEKCEAVITHFNGKYIKMPPGAPAPPDPLLCKFADGGQKKRQSQGKFVPNGRAWARDSDAGTVTLAYDPATALQNGFYPAPYGLAPSRMIAPTALAPYLPSPVSSYQVHGPAWMHQSYLVQPTGAVLAPAVDHAVPLQPSVVAPLAQQLGHLSLGSAGTYVPAATAVPGAFIPPYPPVPPALPLEDGSAAPSHGPIESPSEPGAFPYPYPK
- the RBMS2 gene encoding RNA-binding motif, single-stranded-interacting protein 2 isoform X1, with amino-acid sequence MLLSVQPRSGLPAFAYNKSGKKQPYVPPAQPLGPPSPSPAGGAADQLSKTNLYIRGLHPSTTDQDLVKLCQPYGKIVSTKAILDKTTNKCKGYGFVDFDSPMAAQKAVTALKASGVQAQMAKQQEQDPTNLYISNLPLGVDEQELEALLKPFGQVVSTRILRDPHGASRGVGFARMESTEKCEAVITHFNGKYIKMPPGAPAPPDPLLCKFADGGQKKRQSQGKFVPNGRAWARDSDAGTVTLAYDPATALQNGWVPWAPPGPSGAGAAGRAPPAPDPPPYRFYPAPYGLAPSRMIAPTALAPYLPSPVSSYQVHGPAWMHQSYLVQPTGAVLAPAVDHAVPLQPSVVAPLAQQLGHLSLGSAGTYVPAATAVPGAFIPPYPPVPPALPLEDGSAAPSHGPIESPSEPGAFPYPYPK
- the RBMS2 gene encoding RNA-binding motif, single-stranded-interacting protein 2 isoform X2, which translates into the protein MLLSVQPRSGLPAFAYNKSGKKPYVPPAQPLGPPSPSPAGGAADQLSKTNLYIRGLHPSTTDQDLVKLCQPYGKIVSTKAILDKTTNKCKGYGFVDFDSPMAAQKAVTALKASGVQAQMAKQQEQDPTNLYISNLPLGVDEQELEALLKPFGQVVSTRILRDPHGASRGVGFARMESTEKCEAVITHFNGKYIKMPPGAPAPPDPLLCKFADGGQKKRQSQGKFVPNGRAWARDSDAGTVTLAYDPATALQNGWVPWAPPGPSGAGAAGRAPPAPDPPPYRFYPAPYGLAPSRMIAPTALAPYLPSPVSSYQVHGPAWMHQSYLVQPTGAVLAPAVDHAVPLQPSVVAPLAQQLGHLSLGSAGTYVPAATAVPGAFIPPYPPVPPALPLEDGSAAPSHGPIESPSEPGAFPYPYPK